A region from the Ptychodera flava strain L36383 chromosome 10, AS_Pfla_20210202, whole genome shotgun sequence genome encodes:
- the LOC139142295 gene encoding kelch-like protein 3 encodes MAASTTDGGRTLYNLPGIYARQELSDVTVEVNSVQYKLHRVMLAGCSDYFYKMFCGQMKESSAEGCDVVSLAYDGLTTDAFRILLDFVYTAKLNLSRYNVLDVCRAADYLQMLEGITRCGQFLVKQVENETDCLGQLLIIDQFVCNYDSLKKEQANIAKSMASHFGKLSKTKEFRKILSFEKLLELIQRDDLAVKSEAELFRSVIRWVEADKEKRTEYLSKLLSHMRLALIDVDELTDLMDNDKFRKVPDWYDFYVSTLRFHAKRLTSASTVVTVECYSGTLLRVNYGNSFKLEEKTNGHGFRQSFKRLNQLSL; translated from the exons ATGGCTGCTTCGACAACGGACGGCGGTCGAACTCTCTACAACTTACCCGGCATTTACGCTCGACAGGAACTAAGCGACGTGACGGTCGAGGTCAattcagtgcagtacaagctGCACAGAGTTATGCTGGCCGGCTGTAGCGACTACTTTTACAAGATGTTCTGCGGACAGATGAAAGAATCAAGTGCTGAAGGTTGTGACGTTGTTTCACTCGCATATGATGGTTTGACAACGGACGCTTTCAGAATCCTGCTCGACTTTGTTTACACAGCCAAACTGAATCTTTCGCGCTACAACGTTCTTGACGTTTGCAGGGCGGCAGATTATCTACAGATGCTGGAAGGAATAACCCGTTGTGGACAATTTCTGGTCAAACAGGTAGAAAACGAAACTGATTGCCTTGGTCAGCTTTTGATCATCGATCAGTTCGTGTGCAACTATGATTCTTTGAAAAAGGAGCAGGCCAACATCGCCAAGAGTATGGCGTCACATTTTGGAAAGCTATCTAAGACAAAAGAGTTCAGGAAGATTCTATCGTTTGAAAAATTGCTCGAATTAATACAAAGGGATGACCTTGCTGTCAAGTCAGAAGCAGAATTATTCCGGTCTGTGATCAGGTGGGTCGAAGCCGACAAAGAAAAACGCACTGAATATCTCAGTAAGCTGTTGAGCCATATGCGTTTGGCCCTAATCGACGTCGATGAACTCACTGACTTGATGGACAACGACAAATTCAGAAAGGTTCCTGACTGGTACGATTTTTATGTCAGTACTCTACGGTTTCACGCTAAAAGACTTACATCAGCATCTACCGTAGTGACCGTTGAATGTTACAGTG GAACCCTGCTCCGAGTCAACTACGGCAACTCATTTAAACTTGAAGAAAAGACTAATGGCCATG